From a region of the Sesamum indicum cultivar Zhongzhi No. 13 linkage group LG3, S_indicum_v1.0, whole genome shotgun sequence genome:
- the LOC105158985 gene encoding pectin acetylesterase 11: MENHIQTMADHWIIRPLICILIVMATQVHGSDWTTITFLPSAISKGAVCLDGSPPAYYFRKGFGDGIDNWVIFLEGGGWCASNKGCLDRTNMSTGSTKLKEKRHYFKDILSSNHTINPNFYNWNRVYVGYCDGSSYTGDVEENTYPTRRGAKIFDVVMEDMLAQGMKNAKNAILSGGSAGAWGAILHCDGFRKLIPKASRVKCISDSGFFIHAKNLYGAKKREEYFADLIAYHRSNKFLPASCTSKMNASLCLFPENIIKDIKTPIFFLESAFDYYQLKEHYFSDDPTWKICVDNLKVCTPTQLQIMKDYRATFIKELQGVKSSSTGIFVHSCYRHGHLHEREGWDKSPKLGNKTVAEAISDWYFDRSSFQEIDTQNELPRNCAFLS; encoded by the exons ATGGAAAACCACATTCAGACCATGGCTGATCACTGGATAATTAGGCCTCTAATTTGTATCCTAATTGTGATGGCTACTCAAGTCCATGGCTCGGACTGGACTACCATCACATTCCTTCCAAGTGCAATTTCAAAGGGAGCAG TTTGCTTGGATGGAAGTCCACCAGCTTACTACTTCAGAAAGGGATTTGGAGACGGAATTGATAATTGGGTGATCTTTCTAGAG GGTGGTGGTTGGTGTGCTTCAAATAAGGGTTGTCTGGACAGAACAAATATGAGTACTGGGAGCACCAAACTTAAAGAAAAGCGTCACTATTTCAAGGACATTTTGAGTTCAAATCACACCATTAATCCAA ATTTCTATAATTGGAATAGGGTTTATGTCGGATACTGTGATGGCTCATCGTATACCGGAGACGTCGAAGAA AACACCTACCCTACTCGTAGGGGTGCGAAGATTTTCGATGTTGTGATGGAAGATATGTTAGCTCAAGGAATGAAGAACGCCAAAAAT GCCATACTATCGGGCGGCTCAGCCGGTGCATGGGGAGCCATCTTGCACTGCGACGGCTTCCGTAAACTCATACCTAAAGCTAGTAGAGTAAAGTGCATTTCTGATTCTGGTTTCTTCATCCATGC GAAAAATCTTTATGGAGCTaagaagagagaagaataCTTTGCTGATTTGATTGCATATCAT AGATCAAACAAGTTTTTGCCGGCATCATGCACATCGAAAATGAACGCGAGTTTG TGTCTTTTTCCTGAAAACATAATCAAAGATATCAAGACGCCAATCTTTTTCCTCGAATCAGCTTTCGATTATTATCAG TTAAAAGAACACTACTTTTCGGATGATCCCACTTGGAAAATTTGCGTTGATAATCTAAAAGTTTGCACGCCGACGCAATTACAGATCATGAAGg ATTACCGTGCGACTTTCATAAAGGAATTGCAAGGAGTTAAATCTTCATCGACAGGAATTTTCGTTCACTCTTGCTACCGTCATGGTCACTTGCACGAAAGAGAAGGGTGGGATAAATCGCCAAAATTGGGGAATAAA ACAGTTGCAGAAGCCATTAGTGATTGGTACTTCGACCGGAGTTCTTTCCAAGAAATAGATACCCAGAACGAGCTGCCACGAAATTGCgcttttctttcataa